The DNA segment CTAAAGTTGACTGGGATTCGACAACCACAGGCCTCAGATTTTAGGTAACTGATGCAGAGGCTCAAAAGCTGCTTATTTAACTTAATGACAGTGGTCGGTGTCAAACCTATTCTCTGAACATTTTCAACTAAGTTGCAGCAAAGAATGGCTGTGAATAAGCCGCCGTCACTGAAGCAGGACACGTGATTCTGCACAGAAGTTGTcagtatctttaaaatgggatggGTGACTGGCAGGTTGGCGAGGAGGGCTGCCGACTGGGAGGTTGTGCGCACAGAGCCCCCCAGGCCGTTGTGCAGCTGCTTCAGCCTGCCTGCCGGGCCATAGCAGGATGTGACGATGCCTTTCAAGACAGAGAGGGTGGCCTTCACTCGTTCGCTTGTCAGTGGCTCACTTCTACAGAATGAGGGCTTTTTAGCTTCTAAACGAGTCATCTTACTTCAGGTGGTAATTTGTGAAGACAGCTTTTATTTAGTTAACCAGAGTTTTCTATTTATTGTATTGTGGTGGGTTTCAACATTTAACAAGattatccttcaggaatgaaagtCCGAATATACAGCGTTGTGGctataaaattaaatacttagctCCATGCTTACGATACTAATCGGCACGTAATGGTGTAATGACATATTAGtaattccaaatatttattttagttcatTATTCAAACTCTTTTGTTTGAGTTCAGGCTGAGACTTTACAGATTGTTTTGCAGCTCTCTGTATAAAATATGTTCCGAGATGGATGCCTGTGAAGAAAATCCCAGCTACAAGAAGCCAGTTCTTTCTGATCCATttgctatttttcatttcttctttcaaactCAAGCTCAGACTCAAAGCTGCTTCTttctataagaaataaaaataaaacattttagagaaATAATTCCAAAACATTTAATAGATTGTAGTTTAGTAATTACTTTTAATGCTCTGCTCCTTCTTTAGAAAAAGGAACTATCCACTGGCACAAACCTCCCAAaatgagaaatgtaaatcaacttAGACTGaacattcatttctttattcttcaatGAATCCCTGCATGAAaaagtattgatattttaataattttggaaTGCACAGTAACACAGCTAGAAAGCTTACAGTACAGTTATTCAAGTATGATATATGCTTCTAGAAGACAAATGCCATGTGAAACGCATAGAGTTTGGTCTCTGGGTCccaaatgtttttattctcttaCATCAAGATCTGGTGTTGTTTCTTCTCTAAGTTTCGTTTGCTTGGAAACCTTAGGTGTGAATACAAGTGCATTTATATCAAATCCTGCttataaataattatgaaaatgagATAACTGTTGGGATTCCTAATACAGACACTCTCTAATGTTCAGTCGACATCCAGCTAGACAAATCCACACAACACATTTACCAAAGAATAAaccatgttttaattttaaatatttggctAAATTCAGAGCAGTTTCCTGTAGTTTTACCCAATCAATCAATGATTGTCAGTTTCGATGTCCTATATCTAACCGTCCCCCAAATTTTGGCTAATGACAATAAATACAAAAGCCAGGGAATGTGCTGGATGACAAGGAGAAAAATAGGATCTGATTTGCAATGTGATCTCAAAGAgggtaaataatataaaatgctatCATTTACCAAGTGTGCTAGCGCTTGTACTAGTTTCCTTAACGAGGTTGGAAGAAGCGTGCCTGAGGCATAAAATACTGATACTATAATAATATGTGGAAAGGATAAAAATCTCAGGTCATAGACCTTATCTGTTGAGGCTTGGTGCTTTGAAGGTAAAGGTTCAGCCAATTATTAGTTATTTTCAGGAATATGCTAACCATTGGACAGTGTTTAGCACAAATAAAACTAATTGAACTACTCAGACTACAGTACTACCCAGAGCTGTCTATGGCACAATATGATACAGACCAAAAAGGTGATTTGAAGATGTGCAAAGAAGATGTGAAGAGAACAAGGGAATGCTATGCAAAGTGTTCTTTTGGTTACCACTCCTCCCAATTTAGTTAAAGGGCTGTAACCATGGCAACTGGGCCCAAATAAAGTGAAAGCAATGATGGCCAGCTTTCTCCCTGCAATGATAAAGCTATAGTCATCTCTTTTTATAGCACGAGGAGGAAAAAAAGTTCCTGTTCATCTTATGCAAGGAACAACAAAGGTacttaaatattatttcaaaggTTATTTTAGATTTGGCAAAATCTGTGAAATACATTTAAATGAAAGCTTAGTGAAGTGACTTCCATACATAAATTTGCAcgttacaacacacacacacacacacaaaccacaaaTCATAACAGAGACTGTGATTAATAAAGTGATTTCTCTAGTTACTTTTCAATACATAATAGTGACATACGACTTTTCAAAAGCAGAATGCCAAATTGGCACCTCTAACAGTCTTGTGGTAGTGAGACCAGTAACCACATCTTTTGGCTAATAtctctataaaatgagaaaggaagagagtgtTGGTGACTCCCAAATCATTTTTAGGATGTCAAAACTTGCTGACTTCTGGTCCTATGTCTAGATCTAGACAAAATAAggtacaactgaaaaaaaaaagaaacgaaacacAGGGCTGGCTTATAGCATAGGTTTGGAAGTGTCAGTTCagctatttctttcttcctaacaATGTGACCCATTATTCCAAAAGTTACCATCACATGAATGGCCCTGACTATTCCTGGATGCACTGGCCTGGCAGATGGGCTTTTTGCAGTGATGGATAACAATTAAATAATACTAAAACCTACATGAGTATATTCTAAATTCAGagctttaaaatatgatttaaagaaatataaacacgtaaaatattttcctaaaaggAATCAGGGCTCTTTGGAGAAGTGGCTGATTCTAGGTCTGAGGCAAGAAATAAACTAGATGAACTGGGGACATTTTTCTGCCAAAAAGTAATAATGTTATTAAAGATCACTTGGATCATATCAAAgggcacaggaaaagaaaaaaaaaaaaaacgacacaGGAGTCAACTTGGAGGGAATCTAAGATGGGACAAtttaagcattaaaaagaatactgACAGTAATAGACTGAGATAAtccaaatttattataaaaactgatAAAGGGAAATAAACCATATATCTTGCTTTTCCTGTATAAATGCATTTTGAGGGGTAACTGAATAGTTGAGGCAAAGTTGGTCCAGCTACTAAACAGAGAAGAAACAATAGCATTTCAGCAGCATAATTTTGCAACACCTAATGAAGTAATGGACTACACCATCATAGTGGTTGGCAAATTATAGCCCATGGACCATATCCAGCCCACTGCCTATTTTGTAAATAGTTTATTGGCTCACCCTCATGTACTGTGTATGAATGCTTCTGTGCTAGAACTTAAAGTTAAATAGTAAGAGTTACCATTAACTTTTTCAGTGTGATAATATACTTGTGGTTGTATGTGTTTATCCTCACCGTTAAAGATACATACCAAAACCTGAGACTTGCTTAAAAGTAttccagcaataaaaaaaaaagggaggggatagCTAAAAAGAGATTggtaaaatgttgataattgttaAAGTTGGGGGATGGATACTACAGAGTTGAATATACTATTCCTCtctatttggggtttgtttgcaactttccataataaaagtaaaaattttttaaaataacggACAGATACAGCACATTCTTTTGACGTACTTCAACCGCTAGGACATTATTATTCACCTGAAGGTCAAAATggtatattaaaatagaaaatgttccaCAATTGTAGGGTTACAGTTCTCCACCTGGGGCCAAATGAGTTTCATAATTCATTATTTCTTGGATTTTAGAAATACAATATAGTGTATAACaccataatcaaaataatatggtgTTTAACACCCAGAATCAATATAATCATAATACAGTATAACACTCATGATCAAATACAATATTTCTGCAGTGAAACTAAGTATTCATATTAAGTGGAATAAAGATTAAATTGCCTCATGTCAGTTAAGATCAACTAGCTACGGAGTTATGACAAAACCTTTTAGATTTTAGAACTTTCTGGATTTGGGAATTATTGATAGGGGTCTATAGACCTGAATTATATTACTATATGCTCTTATTTCAGTGACTCTGAAAAGTAACAAATTACTTTGAAGCTAAAATATTAGTCATTCTTTGGTAGCCATGGGGGATTCGTTACAGGACCCCCcactcagataccaaaatctgcagatgctcaagtcccttatataaaatggggaagtatttgcatataacataGGCATATCCTCCCagatactttaaatcatctctaaattacttataataccaATACAATGGaaatgctatgtaagtagttgctttttggaactttctggaattatttttaaaaatatttttggtccGTGGTTCACTGAATCTGTGGATTTGGAACCTATGGgtacggagggctgactgtagaTATTAAGGAATAAATAcaattagttttatttatcttggaaAAATCAGAGAacagtaataaagaaaagaaccTTTTGCAAGTTACAGATCTGTAAGTGCGACATGGATTTATGGCAGGGGAAAAACTGCTCCTTTGGATACAATTATGATCCTGGTGACACTGCTAGTGAAAAGGGCAGGACAAGTAATGGACTGACTGTCCTTTCAGGCAAGTGTCAAAGCTTTCTGTGGAACCAACTTTTCTAGAAGCAACTGTAGGATAATATTTTGCCAGTGgttcataataaaaacaacagGTTAACTCACCAACTTAGGCTTTTATTGTCAGAGCCCTATACTTTCTTAAAGATTATGTTTCCCATTGTTGGAACATGCCATTTGGTTGACCACATTAAATCAAACTCACCTGAAGCTCTCAAGTCTACTATTTCCCTGGGAGGTAGTTCTTCTCAGGACTTGTGACTGCCACTCTGCCTGGCTCAGGAAGGTCATCCTTATTAGGAATTTGGAAGACAGGGCTGCTTTTGATCCTGTGCCACCCCAAATGTATGAGCCCAACTAGAGGTACCATAACAATCAGAACTTTGTAGTCTCTCCAGAATTTCTGAAAGCTCATAGTGCTTCAGCATTAGTGCACCTAAGAAAAGGCCAAcagttaaaagaaacaaaataaaaaaaatccctcaaattACATCTATATATACCACC comes from the Delphinus delphis chromosome 15, mDelDel1.2, whole genome shotgun sequence genome and includes:
- the LOC132437796 gene encoding uncharacterized protein encodes the protein MKNSKWIRKNWLLVAGIFFTGIHLGTYFIQRAAKQSVKSQPELKQKSLNNELK
- the LOC138414269 gene encoding uncharacterized protein, with protein sequence MSFQKFWRDYKVLIVMVPLVGLIHLGWHRIKSSPVFQIPNKDDLPEPGRVAVTSPEKNYLPGK